In the genome of Campylobacter avium LMG 24591, the window TAGCAAAGGATGTAAATATAGGTGTGATTATGCCTTTAAGTGGCTCTACGGCTGCTTACGGTCAGGCTGCACTTGAGGGGATTAAACTAGCAAATGAAATGAAAAATAAACTTCCAAACGGCGATACCGTTAAGATTGTCGTGCTTGATACAAAGGGCGATAAGATAGAATCAAGCAACGCAGCACAAAGGCTTATCTCCCAAGATAAAGCCATCGGATTAATAGGCGAAATGCTAAGTGCAAACACCTTGCAAATCATGAGCGTTGCAGAGGAAAACAAGGTGCCTTTAATAGCTCCAGCCGCAACCGGAGATAAAATTTTAAATAACAAAAAATACTCAAGCAGAGTTTGCTTCATGGATAGTTTTCAAGGCTCATCCTTGGCAAAATATGCAAGCGATACCCTAAAATACAAGAGTGCGGTTATAGTAAGTGACCAAAGTGCTGATTATTCTTTAGGTCTTTCTAGAGCCTTTGAAAAGGAATTTACGGCTAAAGGCGGCAAGGTGCTTAAAAAGCTTAGGATAAGCTCAGGCGATAAGGACTATAAGGCTGTGATTTCTCAAATTCAAAAGCTAAATCCGGACTTTATTTATATGCCGGTGTATTACACAGAGGCGGCTTTGTTTGTGAGACAAGCACGCTTAGCAGGGCTTAAAACTCCTATGGGCTCGGCTGATGGCGTGGCTGATGATACCTTTATAAAATTAGCTGAACAAGCGGCTGAAAATCACATCTTTACAGATAGTTTCGATTATACAAACCCGCCAACTAAGCTTAGCAAGGACTTTATAGCACAGTATCAAAAAAGCAAGAAAACAAAAGAGGTGCCAAATTTCACGGCTATGGGAGCTGACGCGTATTTTGTGATGTTTGAAGCTATGCAAAAATGCGCCTCCTCTTTAACAAGCGAGTGTGTTAATAATGAAATTCACAAAACTACGAATTTCAACGGCGTTTCAGGTATAATCAACATAGATAAAAGCGGCAACGCTACAAGGTCTTTGGTTGTAAAACAAATTCAAAATCAAAAGCAAGTTTATAAAGACAGCATAAACCCTTAGGATTTTTATGGATTTACAACAAGTTATAAACGGTCTTTCCTTAGGTTCTATGTATGCACTCATAGCCATAGGTTACACTATGGTTTATGGGGTGCTAAGGCTCATAAATTTCGCTCATGGTGAAATCATGATGATAGGTGCTTACTGCTGTTTGTTCTGCGTAAGTGCTATGAATGTGCCTTTTTTGGGTGCAATTTCTTTGGCCATGATTTTTGCGGCTTGTATCGGTATAGCTATGGATAAGATAGCGTATAAGCCCCTTAGAAAAGCGCCTAAAATTTCTTTGCTAATCACAGCCATTGGCATGAGTTTTTTCATACAAAATTTATTTAATGTGTGCTTTGGTTCCACGCCTAGGCTTTTTCCTGTTCCGCCTTATTTAGAACAAGTTATACAAATAGGCTCTTTAAATATCAGCCTTGCCACGCTTTGCGTGCCTATCTTAACTATCTTAATCCTAGCCATCTTGCTTTTCGTGCTTTATAAGATGAAATACGGCGTGGCCATCCGTGCCTTAGCCTTTGATATACACACTGTAAATTTAATGGGAATTGACGCAAATAAAATCATAGCCCTTGTTTTTGCTTTGGGCTCGGCTTTGGCGGCTATTGGGGGGATTTTTTGGGTTGTGAATTATCCCTCATTAGACCCTAATATGGGAGTGTTAATAGGGCTTAAAGCCTTTGCTGCCGCTGTTTTGGGCGGGATTGGCTCTGTTGTTGGTGCGGTTTTAGGCGGACTTATCATAGGCTTTACTGAGGTTGTGGCTGTGGCATTGTTCCCTGATTTTGCCGGGTTTAAAGACGCTTTTGCCTTTATATTTTTAGTATTTATTTTACTTTTCAAACCTAGTGGAATTTTAGGAATAAATTATGAAAGAAGTAGATTTTAATGACTGTTAATAAAGCTTATCATTTAGCCTTTTTATTTATAGCCTTAGCCTTTGTGTTTTTATCTCCTTATTTTTTTAGCGATTATGGCATGCGAATTTTAAACAATATCGCGATTTTTATAATCCTAGCCGTTTCTTATAACCTCATAAACGGCGTTACAGGGCAGTTTAGCCTAGAACCTAACGGCTTTGTGGCTGTTGGGGCTTACGCTACTGCTATCATGCTTTTAAGTGCTGATGATAAAATTTCACAATTTGCCTTAGAAGACCCTAGCTCTTTAATACTTGCACTTTATACGGGCAATTTTTTCATAGCACTTTTAATGGGCGGCCTTTGCGCCTTGGCTCTTTCTTTGGTGCTTTCTTTTGCGGTGTTTAGGGTAAGAGGGGATTACTTAGCTATAGTTACTCTTGGCTTTGGCATTATCATAAAGCTTGTTGCTATAAATTTTCCTTCCTTTACTAATGGTTCTTTGGGGCTTGTCGATATACCAAAGCATTCTAACATCTATGTTACAGGCATTTTTGCCATACTTGCTGTGATTTTAATACTGAATTTGGTGTATTCTAAATACGGTCGTGCGATGAGGGCGATTAGAGATGATGAGGACGCGGCCTCTGCCATGGGCATTAATACCTTTTGGACCAAGACTTTAGCCTTTGGAACCTCAGCTTTTTTAGAAGGTGTTGGAGGCGGCTTGCTAGTTTGTCTTTTAACCACTGTTTCGCCAGAGCAATTTGAGTTTTTACTAACCTTTCAGCTTTTAATAATCATAGTTTTAGGCGGTCTTGGCTCTACAACAGGAGCTATCATAGGAACTGTTTTGGTGCTTGGGGGTACGGAGTGGCTTAGATTTTTAGATGAACCTATGAATATCTTTGGCTATGAAAGCGAGGCAATGCCGGGTCTTAGAATGGTTGTTTTTTCTTTAATACTAATCCTTATAATGCTTTTTGCAAGAAAGGGCATTATGGGAGATAAGGAGCTTTTAGACTTGCTTAAAATCAAAAGGAAAAAAAGTGATACTAAGTCTTAAAAATATCACGAAAAATTTTGGCGGAGTAAAGGCTATCAGCGATACTTCCTTTTCTATAAATGAGGGCGAAATTTACGCTATCATAGGCCCAAATGGTGCTGGAAAAACAACTCTTTTTAATATAATCACAGGAAATTACAAGCCAAGTTCTGGTGAGGTTTTATTTAAAGACAAAAGAATTGACAAGCTAAAGGCGCATAAAATAGTACATCTTGGCATAGCAAGAACCTTTCAAAATATAAGATTGTTTTCATCCATGACCGTGCTTGAAAATGTCTTGATAGGCCTTAATAGCAGCATAAAATACAGCTTATTAGAAGCCTTTTTGCACTTAGGGCGTTTTAGGAAAAGCGAGAATTTAGCTAAAAATAGGTGTTTAGAGCTTTTAAAAGAGCTTGACATAGAGCATTTGGCCTATGAAAAGGCAACTTCACTTAGCTACGGCCAGCAAAGAAAGGTGGAAATAGCAAGAGCTTTGGCCACAAACCCTACCTTGTTGTTGCTTGATGAGCCTGTTGCTGGCATGAACGCAGCTGAAAGCGATGAATTAGCAAGTCTTATATTTAGGCTAAGAGATAAATATAAACTAAGCGTTTTGCTAATAGAACATGATATGAAATTTGTGAATACTTTGTGCGATAAGGTTTTAGTGCTAGATTATGGCAAGGTAATTTTTGAAGGCAAGATAGAAGAAGCTGTGCTTAATAAAGAAGTGATAGCAGCCTATCTTGGCGACATAGAGCAGTTGGAGAAATAGTGTTAGTAGTTAAAGATTTGCATGTGTATTATAACTTGGTAGAAGCTGTTAAGGGCATTAGCTTTGAGATAAAAACGGGACAAATAGTTAGTTTGATTGGTTCAAATGGAGCCGGCAAAACCTCTACGCTAAATGCCTTGCTAAACTGCGTGAAAAGAAAGGGCGAGATAAGCTTTCTAGGCTATGACACTAAAAGACATTTGCCCCACACCTTAGTGCAAAAAGGCATAGCCTTGGTACCTGAGGGTAGGAGAGTGTTTATAAATTTAACTGTTGAGGAGAATTTAAAAATCGGTGCTTTTAATAACGATGAAAATTACGAGCATTTAAAGGAACAAATGTATAAAATTTTTCCTAGATTAAAACTTAAGAGAAACGCCCTGGCAGGAACTCTAAGCGGAGGCGAGGCGCAAATGCTTGCTATTTCAAGAGCCTTAATGAGCGAACCAAAGCTTTTGATGCTTGATGAACCAAGCCTAGGACTTGCACCAAAGATAGTAAGCGAGGTATTTCAAACCATAATGAGACTTAAGGAGGAGGGCATTACCATACTTTTGGTTGAGCAAAATGCCTATTTAGCCCTCAAGATAAGCGATTATGCTTATGTTTTGGAAAATGGCAAGATTAGTATGCAAGATGAGTCCTCTAAATTAATAGGCAATGATGAGATACGCAAAAAATACTTAGGCTTGTAGTTAGTTAATTTATCTTTGTTACAATTTTTTCCATGAGAAAAGTATTGTATTCTGTTGGAAGCCTTAGTGTTTCGATAATTTTATTTTTACTGTTTGCACTGTTTTGTGCTTTGGCCACTTTTATAGAGAGTTCTTATGGAACGCCAACCGCTTGGGCTATGGTGTATGGGACGCTTTATTTTGGTTTTATACAGCTACTTTTGGGCATAAATTTAGTATGCGCTATCTTTAGATACAAGATGATAGATAAGAACAAAATTCCTATGCTAATCTTTCACATCTCTTTTTTATTTATCTTGCTTGGTTCGATTTTCACTAGATATATGGGTTTTGAAGGGCTTATGCACATAAGGGAAAATGCCGAAAGTTCTGTAATCGAAAGCTCAAAATCTTTCGTAAAAATCGCAGCATTAACAGGGCAAAATGAGGTTGTAAGCACGCAAAGCCAGGAGGACATGGCGCTTTTACCTTTTGCCAATGACTTTGAACTAAAACTTGATGTAAATGGCGAAGTAGCAAAGCTTTCTTACAAGAATTTGCTTTTAGGAGCAAGCGAAGTTTTCGTAGAGGATGAGAATGCTAGCGCTTTATTATCTTTGGTGATAAATTTAAACGGCGAGGCGCAGCAAGTTTTACTAGGCAAGGGCGATGTTAAAAATATAGGAGGCGTGAGCTTTGTTTTTATGGGTGATGAGGCCTTATACAAGGATTTGAAAAACACACCTTATGTTAGTATAGATGAAAATTTACAGCTAAGTTCTAATAAAAACTTGAAATTTCTTAGTATGGCGAGCGGCGAACAAGATGTGCTTTTAGCCGGGCAAAAGGCTGATAGCTCGCAAAAAAGGCTGTATGACATGCAGGCTTTAAATTTCGTCGTCAAATACGCTTCCAAGCACGCTAGAATGGACTTAAAAGGCCTAAACAGACAGCAAGATGAAAATTTTGCTTCCTGGCTAAAAAGTATTTCTTTAGAGGCTCTTAGAACCCTGCTGGTATCCACCTTTGGAGAGCCTAATAGGTGGCAAAATTCATTTTTGTTAAAATTCAAAGACTTTGCGATGAGTAAGGATTATCAGGCTTTAAAATTAAAAGATAATGATATAAATGCCTTGCTTTTGGAGCTTGAATTTAGAGGTGAAAAGACCCAATTTTATGTCCTAGAGCACGCAAAGCCTTTGGGCTTAGAGCTTGCAAATCAAGTATTTTTCATATCTTGGGGCACTCATTTGCAAAAGCTTGATTTTTCCATATATTTGAAAGATTTTATCTTAGAAAGGTATTCTGGTTCTATGTCGCCTAAGTCTTATGAAAGCTTGGTTGAGGTAAGAAACGGTGATGAAAAATTTGAGGCTAGGATCTTTATGAATAATGTTTTAGACTATGAAGGATACAGATTTTATCAAAGTTCGTATGACCAAGATGAGCAAGGAACAATCTTATCTGTAAATCAGGACCCTGGCAAACTCACTACATATATAGGATATACTTTGTTATTTTTGGGGATGTTTTTGAATTTATTAAATCCTAAGTCAAGATTTAGAACCTTAGCAAGATTAGTTAGCAAGGATTCCCTAAAATACGGCGTGAAATCCTTAGCCATCGTTGTTTTTCTAAGTTTTTTTGCTTCTAAATTAAATGCAAGCGAACTTCCTGTTATAGATGAAACGCATAGTCAAAGACTTGGTGCCTTGGTGGTGCAAAAGCTAAATGGCAGGATGAGCCCTTTTGATACTGTGTCTAAGGAAATTTTAGAAAAACTGCATAAAAATATCACCTATAAGGGCATGGATTCTAACGCTGTGGTGCTTTCTATGATTATGAATTCAAAGGCTTGGAGCGAGGAAAAGCTAATCGCAATGCCAAAAGATAAGAATGTGCGAAAAGAGCTTGCAAAGCTTTTAAACATAGAGGAAAAGCCTTATATAAGCTTTTTAGATTTTTTTGATGAAAATCAGCAATACAAACTTGCAAAATATGTGGAAAACGCAAACAGAAAAGCACCAAATGCTAGAACTGTGTATGATAAAGAGATTATCAAGCTTGATGAGAGGGCAAATATCTTAAATTTAACTCTTTTAGGAGAGCTTTTTAGGTTCCTACCAAAGCAAGATGATGAGAACGATACTTGGCTTACAAGCTATGAAATTCTCACCAAAACAAAGGATCAAGAAAGACAAAGTGCTGTTGTTTTGCTTGATAATTATTTTACTGCCGTAAAACAAGCCCTAGAAAATGGCAATTGGGAGGAAGCAAACAAGGCCCTTGATGATATGAGTGCATATCAAAGCAAGTATTCTGCTCATATAATGCCAAGTAAGAGCAAAATTTATACAGAGCTTTTTATAAATGAAAGTCAAATTTTTGTTAAATTAACGCCTGTTTATCTTTTTGCTGGCCTTTTGCTCTTGCTGATACTTATAATAAAAATGCTAAATTCAAAGCTAAATATATCCTTGGCTTTTAAAGCAGTTTATATAGTAAATATCATAGCCTTTGTTATACATACTGCTGGTTTGGTGATTAGAGCTTATTTGGCCGAGCACGCACCTTGGAGTAATGCTTATGAGAGCATGATTTACATAGCTTGGGCTTTGGCTTTAAGTGGAATTTTCTTTTCCAAAAAAAGCCCTATATCGCTAGCATTAACTGCTATTTTATCAGGTATTGTGCTTTGGGTGGCACATTTAAGTGAAATGGACCCACAAATTACAAATATAGTCCCCGTGCTTGATTCTTATTGGTTAGTTATACATGTTTCAGTAATCACTGCTAGTTATGGATTTTTAGGACTTTGTGCCTTGCTTGGAATTTTTACTTTGATACTGTTTTGTTTCATGAAAGAAGGCTCAAAGCACAATGAGAATATAGCCAGAAACATTCTTGAAGCCACAAGGATTAACGAAATGGCTATGATTTTAGGGCTTTGTTTGCTAACAGTTGGAAATTTCTTGGGTGCGATTTGGGCGAATGAAAGCTGGGGTAGGTATTGGAGCTGGGATTCAAAAGAAACTTGGTCTTTAATTAGCATTTTAATTTACGCTGCAATCTTGCACATAAGGATGATTCCAAGCCTAACAAGTCAGTATAATTTCGCACTTTGTTCGATATTTGCTTATTGGTCTATCATCATGACTTATTTTGGGGTGAATTATTTTCTAGTTGGAATGCACTCTTACGCAGCCGGTGAGGCTACTCAAATTCCAAGTTATGTTTATTATGGTTTTACTGCTATGCTTGTTTTAGGCATTGTTTCATATAGAAAAAGGCATTTTGCTAAAAGATTGTAAGGATTTATTTTGAATTATATTTTATTGTCAATTTTCGTTGTTATTGTTATATTAATCTTTGTATTTTGCGCACTGGTGCTTTCGTATCTTAAAAAGAAAAGCGTTAGCAACTCAGAAAAAATAAATGCAAAAAAAACTGTTAATATAGACAGCTTGTTTGCAGAGCTTGCTAATCCAAGATTAGACCATGAGGCTATACAAAAAATTATATTAAAATTTATAGACACTCAAACTTTGCCAATGAAACTTGGCAAAAATTTAAGCAATGAGGCTAAAAAAAAGCTAGAATTTGTAAGTGCGGTTGCCGCTCATAAAAACGCAAGTGCTAAAAATATAGCCTTTTTAAGCAGGGAGCTAAGCAAGAGATACACATCCTATAAAGATGATATTTTAAAATACGAACAAATTGGCATGGCTAAAAGAAGTATAATCAAACATACAGAGAGCTAATATGAATATAGTTATAGTAGAAGATGATATCAATATGCGAAAATCGCTAGAAATAGCCCTGGCTGAATTTGATGAATTTAAAATAAAAACTTACAAATCAGCCACCGAAGCCTTAAAAAAGCTAGATGATAATACAGATTTGATAATCACTGATATAAACATGCCTGGAATTGACGGCATAGAATTTGTTAAGGCTTGCGAGAATAAATATGAGTTTATCATCATCACAGGAAATGCTACCTTAAACAGAGCCATAGAGGCCGTGAGATTAGGCGTTAAAGACTTTCTTACTAAGCCCTTTGACATACAAACCTTGGTTCAAGCGATAAAAAGGGTTAAGCTTATAAGAGAAAAAAGCACAGATAAAAAAAGTGCTAAGATAAACAAAAATAATGACTTTTTCGCAAATTCGCCGGCATTAGAACAAGCCTTAAAATTATCCTTAAAAGTAGCACAAACAGATGCTTCTGTGATGTTTTTTGGAGAAAGTGGTGTTGGCAAGGAGCTTTTTGCAAATTATATTCATAAGAATTCAAAAAGAGCTTCTAAGCCCTTTGTAGCAATAAATATGGCAGCTATACCTTCAAATTTGATAGAAAGTGAACTTTTTGGCTTTGAAAAGGGAGCTTTTACAGATGCTAATACCACAAAACAAGGGTTGTTCGAGCTTGCAAATGAGGGTACCCTTTTTTTAGATGAGATAGGAGAAATGCCTTTTGAAATTCAAGCAAAATTGCTTAGAGCTTTGCAAGAAAGGGAGATTACCAGGCTTGGTGGCACTAAGAGTATAAAGATAAATGTGAGGATTATTTCAGCCACAAATGCAAATATAGAAGAAAAAATTAAAAATAATGAATTTAGAAGCGATTTGTATTATAGATTAAACACAGTTCCTATACAAATTCCACCACTTAGGCAAAGAAAAGAAGAAATTTTAGAAATAGCACAAAGGGTTTTAGAAGATACTTGCAAAGAGTATGATTTTGCTAAAAAAAGCATAAGCAAGGAGGCTAAAGAGGCCTTGTTAGATTATGATTATCCGGGCAATATCAGAGAGCTTATATCCATAGTGCAAAGGGCTTGTATCTTAAGCGAGGTCGATGAGATAAGCAGTGATGATTTGTTTTTAGAAAGTAGAAAAATAAAAGATATTAAGGATATGGAAAAAGATCTTTTGGTTGAGGTTTTAGCAAGCGTTGATAACGATTTAAGCAAGGCCTGCGAGCTTTTAGGTCTTAGTAAAAATAAATTAGAAGAAAAGATTAAAAAATACAAATTAAATTGAGGTGTTAAGTGAAAAAATTTAATATAGCTATAGTCGGTGCTACGGGTGCTGTTGGAGAGGAGCTTTTGACTGTATTAGAGGAGTTTGATTTTCCTGTTAATGAAATTTTAGCTCTAGCAAGCAGTAACAGCGTAGGCAGTACTGTGAATTTTAAGGATAAAGAAATAGTTGTAAAAGAGCTAACTCATGATGTCTTTAAAGAACATAAGGTCGATATAGCCTTTTTTTCAGCAGGAGGTTCTGTGTCAGCTGAATTTGCACAAGATGCGGTTAATAGTGGTGCTGTTGTGATTGATAATACGAGTTATTTTAGAATGCAAGATGATGTTCCTTTGGTTGTGCCTGAGGTAAATGAAGAGGATATAAGCTTGTATAAAAAGAGAGGAATTATTGCTAATCCAAACTGCTCCACCATACAAATGGTTCATATCCTAAGCCCTCTTGATAAGCTTTACAATCTTAAAAGGGTTGATGTAAGCACCTATCAAGCAGCAAGTGGTGCTGGTGCTAAGGGCATGAGAGAACTAAGTGATGGGCTTAGGGAGTTTTTTTCTTTTAAGCTGCATGATTTTAAGGCCAAGGTTTTTCCTCACACTTTAGCTTTAAATTTGATACCGCATATAGATTCTTTTGATGAGGATAGTTCTTACACAAAAGAGGAACTAAAGATGATAAATGAAACTCAAAAGATTATGCACAAGAAAATGGCTATTTCGGCAACCTGCGTTAGAGTGCCTGTTCTACGCTCTCATAGCGAAAGCCTTACCCTAACTTTTGCCAAAGAAGTTGATGTTGATGAGGCAAGAAAGGCTTTGTCAAAGGAAAAACATATAGTTTTGATGGATAATATAAAAAATTTAAAATACCCTATGCCTCTTTTTACAGCTAATACAAATGAAACTTATGTTGGTAGAATAAGGCTTGATTTGCATTCTAAAAAGATTTTGCACCTTTGGTGTGTGGCGGATCAGATTAGAGTAGGGGCTGCGACAAATGCTGTTCGCATAGCTTTGAAACTAATTAAAAATAAGGAATTTAAAGCTTCTCACTCATAAGGATTTTCGCTAGAGCTTTTAAATCTTTTGTGAAAGAAAAAATACTCATCAGGCTTAAATTTTATCATTTGCTCAAGGCAAGCGGCTTGGTATTTTGTAAGCTCTTCCACTGAGAAGTCTTTAGAATCCATGGCTTTAAAATGCTTGATGATGTATTTGTCATCTTTTTGGTATATAAAAACGGGCACTAAAAGGGCGGAGCTTTTTTTCGCTATCACGCTAGCACCGCTTAGATAAATTATATCTTTGTTAAAAAATTTAAGCTTTAAACCCTCGTTTTCAGTGGCATTTTGGTCTGTTAAAATTCCTAAAACTCTGTCGTTTTTTAGGGCTTTTAGCATTTGTTTTAAACCGCCTTTTTTATTGATTAATTCTATGTCAAATTGGGCACGGTTTTTAGCAACAATCTTATTCATAACCTCGCTATCTAGCATTCTAACCACTATAGATATTTTTTTAAAATTTGCAGAGTAAAACAAGGACAAAAGCTCCCAATTTCCATAATGAGCCGTGCTAAATACTAATTTTCTCCCAGAATTTGATATTGCTTTGAAATCTTGCAAATCCTCAACTTGCACCTTTTTTTGAATTTCGTCTTTATTTATATTTTGATTTGCCAAAAAATCAAGTCCAAATTTGGCGAAATTCTCATAAATCTTAAGGCTTATCTCATCTCTTTGCTTCTTAGTTTTGCTAGGAAAGCAAATGCTTAAATTTACATCTATGATTTTTCTATGTTTTTTATTAAGCTTAAAAGCTATTTTAGCTATCAAGTTTGCTAGTTTTTTTATAAGCTTTTTAGGCAGAATTTTAAATACAAATTTTAAAAGATAATAAAGAAAAAGATATAAAAAATCACTTTTTTTCATCTAAAAAATTCCTAATCTTTTTAAAAATTTCATTTTCATCTATATCCCTTATGCAAAAATCATTCTTATCAAGCTTTTTAGCGTCTATTTCTTTGCCTGTGTCTATAGTGAAATTTATATTTGTTTCATAAGCATTTCTTTTACTAGGTGTTGCACCAAAGATACTAAGAGAGGGCTTGTTTAAGGCAAAGGCTAGATGAGTTGGTCCGCTATCATTTCCAAGCACGAAAGAGCTTAAGTTTGTAAGGCAAATTAACTCTTGTAAGCTAAGTTTTTTGCATATCTTTACATTTTCTTTCTTGCAAGTTTCAAGCACAAACTGAGCATAGTTTTTTTCCTTTTCACTGCCAAAGCAAAGTAAAAGCTCATAATCTTTATAAGTTGAGGCTAAATTTTTACAAAGTTTAGCCATTTTTTCTTTGGGATAAATTTTATTTTCTACGCTTGAGCCGCAGTGAATTAAGAAAAATTTTTCACTTAAGTTTAGCTCTTTTATCAGGCTTTTTTCCAGCCTTTCATCGCTAAAAAAAGAGGGCTTTTTATCTAGTAAAAAGCTCTTTTTATCGAAATTTAAATTTAAGGCAAAGCAAAGTAAGCTTAAATTTCTTATATAAATGTTTTCATTGTATGAAATATTAACTTTATGCGTGTAAAAAGCACTTGCAAAACTTTCTCTTATGCTATCTTTATCAAAGCCGTAGTTTTTGCTTGATAAAATTTTGCTTAAAAGGGCTGATTTTATAAGCCCTTGCATATCTATGACAAGGTCGTATTTATTTTTTCTTGCCTTAAGGGCTATTTTTAGGGATTTTAAAATTTTTTTATCCTTTAAGGGTAGGGTAAAAAGCTCGTCTATTAAGGGATGATTAAAAAGTAAGTCTTTAAATCTTTCGTCTATAAAATAATGAATTTTAGCCCCTTTAAAATGCTCTTTTATAACTTGTAAAATAATAGTGCTTTGGATTATATCTCCTAGGGCTGAAAGTCTTATAATGGCTATTTTCATACTTATTTTATACCTTAAATTTTAGTAATTTTAGCTATGATTTTAACAAAATTTGCTTACTAAAGGTATAAGGATGAAAAAAAACGAGGGTTATATCTGTGTTTTTGATTGCGAAAGTATAGTGGATACGCAGCTTGTAAGAAGACTTTATGATTTTAAAGGAGATGATTATGAGCTTTCTAAACAAATGCTTGAGCTTTACGAAAAAGAGCAGGGCACTAGCTTTTTACCTCTGCCTTTTCATAAGATTATAAGCATTTGTGCCACGCTTTGTGATAGCTTTGGCTCTTTCATAAAGGTAGATAAGATAAGCGGAGATGATGAAAAAAGCTTAGTTTCAAATTTTTTTAAAATCATTGAGGATTATGAGCCAAGACTTGTTAGTTTTAATGGCAAAAACTACGATATGCCCTTGCTTGTTTTAAGAGCCTTAAAATACAACATAAAAGCAAGTGCTTATCTAAGTCAAGAAGATAAGTGGAATAATTATAAAACAAGATATAGTGAGCTAAAGCACTGTGATTTGCTTGAATCCTTGGGCGGCTTTGGCATTAGAGGGCTTAAGCTTGATACTATATGTTCAATGGCCTCTTTGCCCGGAAAATACGATGTAAATGGCTCTGATGTGCTTGAGCTTTACTATAAAAACGAGCTTGAAAAGATACACGAATACTGCGAAAGCGACACCTTAAACACCTATATGCTGTTTTTAAAATACGAGCTTATAAAGGGAAATTTAAGTGAGGAAGATTATAAAAAATACCTTTTTACTATGAGTGAGTATCTAAAAAAGCAAAAAAAGCACAGGGCTTATGCTGAAATTTTTATAAAAGCCTGTGAGGATGAGTGCTTAAGAGTTGATTAGCAAAGATAGGATAAAATCAGGCTTTAACAAGGAGGGATTATGAAAAT includes:
- a CDS encoding 3'-5' exonuclease, encoding MKKNEGYICVFDCESIVDTQLVRRLYDFKGDDYELSKQMLELYEKEQGTSFLPLPFHKIISICATLCDSFGSFIKVDKISGDDEKSLVSNFFKIIEDYEPRLVSFNGKNYDMPLLVLRALKYNIKASAYLSQEDKWNNYKTRYSELKHCDLLESLGGFGIRGLKLDTICSMASLPGKYDVNGSDVLELYYKNELEKIHEYCESDTLNTYMLFLKYELIKGNLSEEDYKKYLFTMSEYLKKQKKHRAYAEIFIKACEDECLRVD